The Mastomys coucha isolate ucsf_1 unplaced genomic scaffold, UCSF_Mcou_1 pScaffold13, whole genome shotgun sequence genome has a window encoding:
- the Smim3 gene encoding small integral membrane protein 3: MDAISQSPVDVPLPKHILDIWAIVLIILATIVIMTSLFLCPATAVIIYRMRTHPVLNGAV; the protein is encoded by the coding sequence ATGGATGCTATCAGCCAATCCCCTGTGGATGTCCCGCTTCCCAAGCACATCCTGGATATCTGGGCCATAGTCCTCATCATCCTGGCTACCATCGTCATCATGACCTCCTTGTTCCTGTGCCCGGCCACTGCGGTCATCATCTACCGAATGCGGACTCACCCAGTCCTCAATGGGGCTGTCTGA